A single Apodemus sylvaticus chromosome 20, mApoSyl1.1, whole genome shotgun sequence DNA region contains:
- the LOC127670517 gene encoding retinol dehydrogenase 7 isoform X1, which translates to MWLYLVALVGLWKLLRLFRERQVVSHLQDKYVFITGCDSGFGNLLARQLDRRGMRVLAACLTEEGAEQLRSKTSDRLETVILDVTKTESIVAATQWVQERVGSRGLWGLVNNAGICIFAVNEWLKKQDFASVLDVNLLGLIDVTLNMLPLVRKARGRVVNISSSMGRVSLIGGGYSISKYGVEAFSDSLRRELSYFGVKVAIIEPGGFKTNVSNIGRLSQGLEKLWYKATSEAKEIYDKNFLNSYVKAMKSLGETCSEDLSVATDCMEHALTSCHPRTRYSAGWDAKLFYLPLSYLPTFLVDALVYWMAPKPEKAL; encoded by the exons ATGTGGCTGTACCTGGTGGCACTGGTGGGCCTCTGGAAGCTCCTGCGCTTGttcagggagaggcaggtggtgAGCCATCTCCAGGACAAGTATGTCTTCATCACGGGCTGTGACTCGGGCTTTGGGAACCTGCTGGCCAGACAGCTGGACAGGAGAGGCATGAGGGTCCTGGCTGCGTGTCTGACGGAGGAGGGAGCCGAGCAGCTGAGGAGCAAGACATCTGACAGGCTGGAGACAGTGATCCTGGATGTCACCAAGACAGAGAGCATTGTGGCAGCCACTCAGTGGGTGCAGGAGCGTGTTGGGAGCAGAG GACTCTGGGGCCTGGTCAACAACGCTGGCATCTGTATCTTTGCTGTCAATGAGTGGCTGAAGAAACAGGACTTTGCAAGTGTCCTGGATGTGAACCTGTTGGGCTTGATCGACGTGACTTTGAACATGCTGCCCTTAGTGAGGAAGGCGAGGGGCCGTGTGGTCAACATCTCCAGCTCCATGGGCCGAGTGTCTCTTATTGGTGGTGGTTACTCTATCTCCAAGTATGGTGTAGAGGCCTTCTCAGACTCACTCAG GAGGGAGCTCTCCTATTTTGGGGTGAAGGTGGCTATTATAGAACCTGGCGGGTTCAAGACCAATGTCTCCAACATCGGGAGGCTCTCACAGGGCCTAGAGAAGCTGTGGTATAAGGCCACCTCCGAGGCCAAGGAGATCTATGACAAGAATTTTCTGAACTCCT ATGTGAAAGCAATGAAGTCATTGGGGGAGACATGCTCAGAGGACCTGTCTGTGGCGACAGACTGCATGGAGCATGCCCTGACGTCCTGTCACCCTCGCACCCGATACTCAGCTGGCTGGGATGCCAAGCTCTTCTACCTCCCCTTGAGCTACCTGCCCACCTTCCTTGTGGATGCCCTTGTCTACTGGATGGCTCCAAAGCCTGAGAAAGCTCTGTGA
- the LOC127670517 gene encoding retinol dehydrogenase 7 isoform X2: protein MWLYLVALVGLWKLLRLFRERQVVSHLQDKYVFITGCDSGFGNLLARQLDRRGMRVLAACLTEEGAEQLRSKTSDRLETVILDVTKTESIVAATQWVQERVGSRGLWGLVNNAGICIFAVNEWLKKQDFASVLDVNLLGLIDVTLNMLPLVRKARGRVVNISSSMGRVSLIGGGYSISKYGVEAFSDSLRCESNEVIGGDMLRGPVCGDRLHGACPDVLSPSHPILSWLGCQALLPPLELPAHLPCGCPCLLDGSKA, encoded by the exons ATGTGGCTGTACCTGGTGGCACTGGTGGGCCTCTGGAAGCTCCTGCGCTTGttcagggagaggcaggtggtgAGCCATCTCCAGGACAAGTATGTCTTCATCACGGGCTGTGACTCGGGCTTTGGGAACCTGCTGGCCAGACAGCTGGACAGGAGAGGCATGAGGGTCCTGGCTGCGTGTCTGACGGAGGAGGGAGCCGAGCAGCTGAGGAGCAAGACATCTGACAGGCTGGAGACAGTGATCCTGGATGTCACCAAGACAGAGAGCATTGTGGCAGCCACTCAGTGGGTGCAGGAGCGTGTTGGGAGCAGAG GACTCTGGGGCCTGGTCAACAACGCTGGCATCTGTATCTTTGCTGTCAATGAGTGGCTGAAGAAACAGGACTTTGCAAGTGTCCTGGATGTGAACCTGTTGGGCTTGATCGACGTGACTTTGAACATGCTGCCCTTAGTGAGGAAGGCGAGGGGCCGTGTGGTCAACATCTCCAGCTCCATGGGCCGAGTGTCTCTTATTGGTGGTGGTTACTCTATCTCCAAGTATGGTGTAGAGGCCTTCTCAGACTCACTCAG ATGTGAAAGCAATGAAGTCATTGGGGGAGACATGCTCAGAGGACCTGTCTGTGGCGACAGACTGCATGGAGCATGCCCTGACGTCCTGTCACCCTCGCACCCGATACTCAGCTGGCTGGGATGCCAAGCTCTTCTACCTCCCCTTGAGCTACCTGCCCACCTTCCTTGTGGATGCCCTTGTCTACTGGATGGCTCCAAAGCCTGA